In one window of Camelina sativa cultivar DH55 chromosome 15, Cs, whole genome shotgun sequence DNA:
- the LOC104745076 gene encoding mRNA-capping enzyme — protein MVATMDLNASPQPEEDDEPYVRHLEDYSSRDDRIESAVEIARREREERRKRMRYDKPTHNSQPVFRDQYYQNRNTKAYDRYKIPQGWLDCPPSGHEIGLLVPSKVPLNESYNNSVPPGSRYSFKQVTHNQRIAGRKLGLVIDLTNTNRYYSTTDLKKEGIKHVKIACKGRDSVPDNVSVNTFVNEVNQFVLNLKHSKKYILVHCTHGHNRTGFMIVHYLMRSGPMNVTQALKIFSDARPPGIYKPDYIDALYSFYHEIKPESVICPSTPEWKRSTELDLNGEALPDDDDDDGGPAGPVQEESHQVDVKMSNDDVLGDEIPPDQEEGYRQFFYKMLSLNIGGRGCSQFPGSHPVSLNRENLQLLRQRYYYATWKADGTRYMMLLTMDGCYIVDRSFRFRRVQMRFPFRHPTEGISDKVHHFTLLDGEMIIDTLPDKQKQERRYLIYDMVAINGQSVVERPFYERWKMLEKEVIDPRNHEKARSHIYRYDLEPFRVRRKDFWLLSAVEKVLKGFIPSLSHEADGLIFQGWDDPYVPRTHEGLLKWKYPEMNSVDFLYEQDESGRGMLSLFERGKKKHMDGNSVVFRGDDTDSAEYSGKIVECSWDQEERVWVSMRVRVDKSTPNDINTYRKVMRSIKDNITEEVLLQEIREIIRLPMYADRIQMDSKAARRR, from the exons ATGGTTGCTACGATGGACTTAAATGCTTCACCCCAACCCGAAGAAGACGACGAACCCTATGTCAGACATCTAGAAGACTATTCTTCCAGGGATGACCGGATTGAGTCTGCAGTTGAAATCGCTAGACGG gaaCGTGAAGAGAGAAGGAAACGAATGAGATATGACAAGCCAACACATAACTCTCAGCCAGTTTTCCGTGATCAATATTATCAGAATCGAAATACTAAAGCTTATGATAGATACAAGATTCCTCAAG GTTGGCTAGATTGCCCACCTTCTGGGCATGAGATAGGATTACTCGTTCCGTCAAAAGTTCCTCTGAATGAATCTTACAATAACAGTGTCCCTCCTGGAAGTAGATACTCGTTTAAACAGGTGACCCATAACCAGAGGATAGCTGGGAGAAAG CTTGGTCTGGTGATTGATTTGACAAACACAAATCGTTACTATTCGACGACAGACTTAAAGAAAGAAGGCATTAAACATGTGAAG ATTGCATGCAAGGGTCGTGATTCAGTGCCTGATAATGTGTCTGTCAACACGTTTGTCAATGAG GTTAATCAGTTTGTCCTAAATCTAAAGCACTCAAAAAAGTATATTCTCGTCCACTGCACACATGGGCATAATCGGACAGGGTTTATGATAGTTCATTATCTTATGCGATCTGGGCCGATGAATGTTACACAG GCATTAAAAATCTTTTCGGATGCCCGCCCACCTGGGATCTATAAACCCGACTATATTGATGCTCTCTACTCGTTTTATCACGAAATAAAACCTGAAAGCGTCATTTGCCCATCAACTCCCGAGTGGAAGCGGTCTACTGAGCTTGATTTAAATGGTGAAGCTTTgccagatgatgatgatgatgatggtggtccGGCTGGTCCTGTGCAA GAGGAAAGCCATCAGGTGGATGTCAAAATGTCAAATGATGACGTTCTAGGTGATGAAATACCCCCTGACCAGGAGGAAGGTTACCGGCAGTTCTTTTATAAGATGCTATCGCTGAATATTGGG GGAAGAGGATGTTCACAATTTCCAGGTTCACACCCTGTCTCCTTAAACAG GGAAAATTTGCAACTCTTGAGGCAGCGGTACTATTATGCCACATGGAAAGCTGATGGAACTCGATATATGATGCTGCTTACCATGGATGGATGTTATATAGTGGATAGAAGCTTTAGATTCCGGAGAGTTCAGATGCGGTTCCCCTTCCGGCACCCAACTGAA GGCATATCTGATAAAGTGCACCATTTTACATTGCTTGATGGAGAAATGATAATTGATACCTTGCCAGATAAACAAAAGCAGGAGAGGAGATACTTAATATATGATATGGTAGCAATCAACGGCCAATCAGTTGTAGAG CGGCCTTTCTATGAAAGATGGAAGATGCTTGAGAAGGAGGTGATAGACCCCCGTAATCATGAGAAGGCCAGAAGTCATATCTACAGATATGATCTTGAGCCTTTTAGG GTGCGGAGAAAGGATTTTTGGTTGCTTTCTGCGGTTGAGAAGGTTTTGAAAGGATTCATACCATCACTTTCACATGAAGCCGACGGTCTAATCTTTCAG GGCTGGGATGATCCTTACGTTCCCCGTACCCATGAAGGTCTGTTGAAGTGGAAGTATCCAGAGATGAACTCGGTTGACTTTTTATACGAGCAAGATGAGAGTGGCCGCGGAATGCTATCCTTGTTTgaaagagggaagaagaagcataTGGATGGGAATTCTGTTGTTTTTAGAGGAG ATGATACGGACTCTGCGGAGTACTCTGGGAAGATCGTAGAGTGTTCTTGGGATCAGGAAGAGAGAGTCTGGGTTAGCATGAGGGTCAGGGTCGATAAATCAACGCCGAATGATATCAACACCTATAGAAAG GTGATGAGAAGCATAAAGGACAACATCACAGAGGAAGTGTTGCTGCAGGAAATAAGGGAGATCATCCGTTTGCCTATGTATGCGGACCGTATTCAAATGGATAGCAAAGCTGCGCGGCGCAGATGA
- the LOC104748075 gene encoding DEAD-box ATP-dependent RNA helicase 10-like yields MEEENEVVKTFAELGVREELVKACERLGWKNPSKIQAEALPYALEGKDVIGLAQTGSGKTAAFAIPILQALLEYVYNSEPKKGRRPDPAFFACVLSPTRELAIQIAEQFEALGSDISLRCAVLVGGIDKMQQTIALGRRPHVIVATPGRLWDHMSTTKGFSLKSLKYLVLDEADRLLNEDFEKSLDQILEEIPLERKTFLFSATMTTKVRKLQRACLRNPVKIGAASKYSTVDTLKQWYLFVPPEYKDCYLVYILSEMPESTSMIFTRTCHDTRFLALVLQSLGFRAIPISGQMTQSKRLGALNKFKARECNILVCTDVASRGLDIPSVDVVINYDIPSNSKDYIHRVGRTARAGRSGVGISLVTQYQLEWYLQIEKLIGGKKLPEYPVEKDEVYSLWERVQEAKRLSKMDMKESGDWKKRRGEDDEESERFLGGNRGGKFKKSFKKFKQ; encoded by the exons ATGGAGGAAGAGAACGAAGTGGTGAAGACATTTGCAGAACTTGGTGTGCGTGAGGAGCTTGTGAAAGCTTGTGAGAGATTGGGATGGAAGAACCCTTCCAAAATTCAAGCCGAAGCCCTTCCTTATGCTCTTGAAG GGAAAGATGTTATTGGACTCGCGCAAACTGGTTCTGGTAAAACTGCAGCCTTTGCGATTCCTATATTGCAAGCACTTCTTGAGTATGTTTATAATTCTGAGCCTAAGAAAGGACGTAGACCTGATCCTGCCTTCTTCGCTTGTGTTTTATCTCCAACTCG AGAGCTTGCAATCCAGATTGCTGAGCAGTTTGAAGCTTTAGGATCTGATATAAGTCTTAGGTGTGCTGTG CTTGTTGGAGGTATAGACAAGATGCAACAAACTATTGCTCTTGGGAGACGGCCTCATGTTATT GTTGCAACACCTGGTCGTCTCTGGGATCATATGTCTACCACAAAAGGCTTTTCTCTGAAATCTTTGAAATATCTG GTTCTTGATGAAGCAGATAGGCTGCTGAATGAAGATTTTGAGAAATCTCTTGACCAGATTTTGGAAGAGATCCCTCTTGAACgtaaaacatttcttttttcagcGACTATGACTACAAAG GTTCGAAAACTTCAAAGGGCATGTTTGAGGAATCCTGTGAAG ATTGGAGCTGCCTCCAAATATTCCACAGTCGATACTCTTAAGCAGTGGTATCTGTTTGTTCCCCCGGAATACAAG GATTGCTATCTTGTATACATTCTAAGTGAAATGCCTGAATCAACATCAATGATTTTCACACGAACATGCCATGATACTCGTTTTTTGGCTTTGGTGCTTCAGAGCCTTGGTTTTAGAGCCATTCCTATCAGTGGTCAAATGACTCAG TCAAAGAGACTGGGAGCTTTGAATAAGTTCAAAGCACGGGAATGTAATATCTTGGTTTGTACCGATGTGGCTAGTAGAGGGCTCGATATCCCATCAGTTGATGTGGTTATCAACTATGACATTCCCTCAAATTCAAAG GATTACATCCATAGAGTGGGAAGAACCGCTCGTGCTGGACGTTCTGGTGTCGGGATATCATTGGTAACCCAGTATCAGCTCGAATGGTATCTACAAATAGAAAAACTCATTG GCGGCAAAAAGCTACCAGAATATCCTGTTGAGAAAGACGAAGTTTATTCATTGTGGGAGAGAGTTCAAGAAGCCAAAAGGTTATCTAAAATG GACATGAAAGAATCAGGAgattggaagaagagaaggggagaagatgatgaagagagtgAGAGGTTCTTGGGAGGTAACAGAGGTGGCAAATTCAAGAAATCTTTTAAGAAgttcaaacaataa
- the LOC104748076 gene encoding uncharacterized protein LOC104748076: MANSAAKPKFSLRLLIDEEKNRVVLAEAGRDFVDVLCSLLTLPMGTIVRLLEKHQNPQSSIVGCFHNLYKSVSDMDVDNFETQNGKNFLLYPRSAKASHCRNLKLNIDDTEETKFFVCPNFISAEACCKVYSNVSTSRCRCGSSITCEIQVEREQGDGCLEDKADGVFLSCRTSFIITDDLKVALNSLGLVLNVLNDLGYAGFDKLHETVVDVGFEEVLTLLGCMFTSESPLTDTFLRKNCMSKKRKLFTPLVQESKVAGDADELISLKVYVRKTDRVILYAECREDFVDFLFTFLAIPLEFAWEFSVDSMNMGCVGNLCRSVKDLSFEKQKEARVSKCVLPYFYNFRVRAQLLDVVIQEQETPEYECLVSRYGGTGRNTLFKKIENKVLSRGERIAKLISVDSKSMDTSDSVSFGLVKGETNFIVSDDLVVTPMNSSSTISLLSKLQMTIGDIEEQVISIGKAEATSLLRASLITTSALTNGLSSYLSKMDLPKEETQSTSKIQKSDKTNEAPKEETQAMFKIQKSDKPNEAPKEETQATSKIQKSDKPNEAWQLL; the protein is encoded by the exons ATGGCTAATAGCGCTGCAAAACCGAAGTTTAGCTTGAGGCTTCTCATTGATGAGGAGAAAAACAGAGTTGTTTTGGCTGAAGCTGGGAGGGATTTTGTTGATGTACTCTGTAGTCTTTTGACTCTCCCTATGGGTACCATTGTAAGGTTGCTGGAGAAGCATCAGAATCCGCAGTCTTCAATCGTTGGTTGTTTCCACAACCTTTACAAAAGTGTTTCAGACATGGACGTTGACAACTTCGAGACTCAAAATGGTAAGAATTTCCTGTTGTATCCACGGAGTGCTAAGGCGAGTCACTGCAGAAATCTTAAGCTGAATATAGATGACACTGAGGAGACAAAGTTCTTTGTCTGCCCGAATTTCATATCTGCTGAAGCATGCTGTAAGGTATACAGCAATGTCAGCACCTCGAGGTGTCGCTGTGGAAGCTCAATTACCTGCGAGATTCAGGTTGAAAGAGAGCAAGGTGATGGTTGTTTAGAAGATAAAGCTGATGGAGTATTTCTCAGCTGCCGAACGTCATTTATCATCACTGATGATCTGAAGGTGGCATTGAACTCTTTGGGTCTTGTTCTTAACGTACTCAATGACCTTGGCTATGCTGGTTTTGACAAGCTGCATGAAACGGTCGTTGATGTTGGTTTTGAAGAG GTGCTGACTTTGTTAGGGTGTATGTTTACTTCGGAATCTCCCTTGACAGACACATTTCTGAGGAAAAACTGTATGTCCAAGAAGCGTAAATTGTTCACACCACTCGTGCAAGAAAGTAAAGTTGCAGGAGATGCAGACGAGCTTATATCTTTGAAAGTTTACGTTAGAAAGACAGACAGGGTGATTCTTTATGCTGAGTGCAGAgaagattttgttgattttcttttcacttttcttgCCATCCCGCTTGAGTTTGCTTGGGAGTTTTCTGTTGACAGTATGAATATGGGCTGCGTTGGTAATCTCTGCAGAAGCGTGAAAGATTTGAGCTTTGAGAAGCAGAAAGAAGCCAGAGTTTCCAAATGCGTGCTtccttatttttataatttcaggGTCAGGGCACAACTTCTAGATGTTGTTATCCAGGAACAGGAAACACCAGAATATGAATGCTTGGTTAGTCGTTATGGCGGTACTGGCAGAAACACGCTCTTTAAAAAGATCGAGAACAAGGTGCTTTCACGCGGTGAAAGAATTGCGAAGTTAATCTCAGTGGATTCAAAATCCATGGACACTTCGGATTCTGTTAGTTTTGGACTCGTGAAGGGAGAAACGAATTTCATTGTGTCGGATGATCTAGTTGTCACTCCTATGAACTCTTCATCAACAATCTCCTTGTTAAGCAAGCTGCAAATGACCATTGGTGACATCGAGGAGCAAGTAATTAGCATTGGCAAAGCTGAG GCCACTAGCTTACTAAGAGCTTCCTTGATCACAACCTCAGCGTTAACCAACGGTCTCTCAAGCTACCTCTCGAAGATGGACCTTCCTAAAGAAGAAACTCAATCAACGTCGAAGATTCAAAAGTCTGACAAAACCAATGAAGCTCCTAAAGAAGAAACTCAAGCAATGTTCAAGATTCAAAAGTCTGACAAACCTAATGAAGCTCCTAAAGAAGAAACTCAAGCAACGTCCAAGATTCAAAAGTCTGACAAACCCAATGAGGCTTGGCAGCTTCTGTAG
- the LOC104748079 gene encoding uncharacterized protein LOC104748079 yields the protein MATSAKFSLKLLVDEKKNKVVLAEAGQDFVDVLFGLLTLPMGTIARLLEKHQKLPQFLGCYKNLNRSVSDMVIDDFETEACKSMLLSPKSTHDIYCRRLTLNIDDTQATNFYVCPKWFYKSDSCKAYTNFLSSRCRCGSLMNIQVQIPEDEQVIGSLGNAVDGVFVSCRSSFIVTDDLNVILNSIDELVKVVNGLGYPNLNELLEMVLDVGSDEVLTLLGNLFASECPLTSTFLRKQCMPTMLTLPPPPMLKTGPVEQGRECYIKTFVVKSDRKILYAECSEDFIDSLLTFLVLPLESASSLSNDNTILRCVKNLCSCGCRRELPYRCCLPAYYTCSKNLLDIASSLSGAYECLIPNRCYTSTVCKFSKRIERSVLEKGDKVVALSPMDPKDSKSCSSTIVDTGFVKRNTKFIVSDDLVITPMNKFSTIGLLKKMEINMNDIEARPMSINKAELINILRASLTSSSALTNGLSSLLAKKPKIET from the exons ATGGCTACAAGTGCAAAGTTTAGCTTGAAACTTCTCGTcgatgagaagaaaaacaaagttgtGTTGGCTGAGGCTGGTCAAGATTTTGTGGATGTGCTCTTCGGTCTCTTGACACTCCCAATGGGGACTATTGCAAGATTGTTGGAGAAACATCAGAAGCTACCACAATTCCTAGGTTGTTATAAGAATCTTAATCGAAGTGTTTCAGATATGGTCATTGATGATTTTGAGACCGAGGCTTGCAAGAGTATGTTGCTGTCTCCCAAGAGTACGCACGATATCTATTGCAGAAGACTCACGCTAAATATCGACGATACTCAGGCCACAAATTTCTACGTGTGCCCTAAGTGGTTCTATAAGAGCGATTCGTGCAAGGCATACACCAATTTTCTCTCCTCAAGGTGTAGGTGTGGATCATTGATGAACATTCAGGTTCAGATTCCAGAAGATGAGCAAGTTATAGGCTCTTTAGGAAATGCTGTAGATGGAGTGTTTGTCAGCTGTAGATCCTCTTTCATTGTCACAGATGATTTGAATGTGATATTGAACTCTATTGATGAATTAGTGAAGGTGGTCAATGGCCTAGGATATCCAAATTTAAACGAATTGCTGGAAATGGTCCTTGATGTTGGCTCTGACGAGGTGCTAACTCTACTGGGGAATTTATTCGCTTCAGAGTGTCCCTTAACAAGTACATTCCTCAGGAAACAGTGCATGCCAACGATGCTTACATTGCCCCCTCCACCTATGTTAAAAACCGGACCAGTAGAACAGGGCAGAGAATGCTATATTAAAACGTTTGTTGTAAAGTCAGATAGAAAGATTCTTTATGCTGAGTGCAGTGAAGACTTCATTGATTCTCTTCTCACTTTTCTTGTTCTCCCTCTTGAGTCAGCGTCTTCGCTCTCCAATGACAATACCATATTGAGATGTGTCAAGAATTTGTGCAGCTGTGGGTGTAGAAGAGAGTTGCCTTACCGTTGTTGTCTTCCAGCTTATTATACTTGCAGTAAGAATCTGCTTGATATTGCTAGTTCCTTGTCAGGAGCATATGAATGTTTAATTCCCAATAGGTGTTACACTAGCACGGTTTGCAAATTCTCGAAACGGATTGAAAGATCTGTTCTTGAAAAAGGTGACAAAGTTGTTGCTTTGAGTCCTATGGATCCAAAGGATTCCAAGTCGTGCTCTTCAACGATAGTTGATACTGGATTTGTCAAGAGAAATACTAAATTCATCGTCTCTGACGATCTGGTTATCACTCCCATGAACAAATTTTCAACCATTGGCTTGttaaagaagatggagattaACATGAACGACATCGAGGCTCGGCCGATGTCCATTAACAAAGCAGAG CTCATCAATATATTGAGAGCCTCCTTGACTTCGTCCTCTGCTTTAACCAACGGTCTCTCGTCCTTACTTGCAAAGAAGCCAAAGATAGAAACTTGA
- the LOC104745077 gene encoding uncharacterized protein LOC104745077 yields MFKSVRFKTFAIPLSLEISTLCVVNTTTMAEGAETVKLSLRLLIDEERNKVVLAETGKDFVDVLFSFLTLPMGTIVRLLEKHRTSPQVVVGCFNNLYKSVSEMGLESFQTESCKQVLLYPRSVYRDKYRKIKLKIDDTEAVKYFVCPRFHHGGGYCRRYYSLLSTESCGCGEIVDSKLVSGLMNQEIQELDEEQVQGNSDDIFVSYENSFVITDDLKVALSSMDYVLNTLKGLGYANAHKLGEIVLDVGLSEIFTLLECLFTSDSPLTDTFLRKQSSLCLTRSRIPLTPTVQESGAGPEQTITLKAFVRKVDGKFLCVESGADFIDLVFTFLALPLGSVWDISGDNITLGCIGNVFRSFKGLNEENDDSSSSAKCLLPSYYSCPKQLLDVVTLQTEIYYYRFCPSPADPFGGCSRLGFTRKMPDCFNSQSQNIKVFDMTSFGFVRGYVRYLVTDDLVIKLKDSVSNISLLKLTMHLAEEDVREQMITIGKSEAISLLRTSMITSSALTTCFWNLIVKKAKEET; encoded by the exons atgtttAAGTCAGTGAGGTTCAAAACGTTTGcaattcctctctctcttgAGATTTCTACTCTTTGTGTTGTGAACACTACTACAATGGCTGAGGGTGCAGAGACGGTAAAGCTAAGTCTGAGACTTCTCATAGATGAAGAAAGGAACAAGGTTGTCTTGGCTGAAACTGGTAAGGATTTTGTTGATGTGCTTTTTAGTTTTCTCACACTTCCCATGGGAACTATTGTCAGATTGCTTGAGAAACATCGAACATCGCCTCAAGTGGTTGTAGGATGTTTTAACAATCTTTACAAAAGCGTTTCAGAGATGGGTCTTGAGAGTTTTCAGACTGAATCATGTAAGCAAGTGCTACTGTATCCTAGGAGTGTGTATCGTGACAAGTACAGAAAGATTAAGTTGAAAATAGATGACACCGAGGCTGTCAAGTACTTTGTTTGCCCACGTTTTCACCATGGAGGAGGATACTGCAGAAGATATTATAGCTTATTGAGCACTGAGTCATGTGGGTGTGGGGAAATTGTGGACTCGAAGTTGGTCAGTGGATTGATGAATCAGGAGATTCAGGAACTTGATGAAGAGCAAGTTCAAGGCAACAGCGATGACATTTTTGTTAGCTATGAGAATTCGTTCGTCATAACGGATGACCTGAAAGTGGCATTGAGCTCTATGGATTATGTACTGAATACTCTGAAAGGCTTAGGCTATGCAAATGCTCACAAGCTCGGTGAAATTGTTCTTGATGTCGGTTTAAGTGAG ATATTCACTTTGCTGGAATGTTTATTTACTTCGGATTCTCCATTAACCGATACTTTTCTAAGGAAGCAAAGTTCTCTGTGCCTGACTAGATCTCGTATACCGCTAACTCCAACTGTGCAAGAATCTGGAGCAGGACCAGAGCAAACCATAACTCTGAAAGCATTTGTTAGAAAAGTGGACGGTAAGTTTCTCTGTGTAGAATCTGGAGCAGATTTCATTGATCTTGTATTCACTTTTCTAGCCTTACCACTTGGATCTGTCTGGGACATCTCTGGAGACAATATCACTCTTGGTTGTATTGGGAACGTGTTCAGAAGCTTCAAGGGTTTGAACGAAGAAAATGATGATTCCTCGTCGTCTGCCAAGTGTCTGCTTCCTTCTTATTATAGTTGCCCAAAACAGTTGCTTGATGTTGTCACTTTGCAAACAGAAATCTATTATTACAGGTTCTGTCCCAGCCCTGCTGATCCCTTTGGCGGCTGCAGTAGGTTAGGTTTCACTAGAAAGATGCCTGATTGTTTTAATTCTCAAAGCCAAAACATCAAGGTTTTTGATATGACAAGTTTTGGGTTTGTGAGGGGATACGTAAGGTATTTGGTTACTGATGATTTGGTCATTAAACTGAAGGACTCGGTTTCGAACATTAGTTTGCTAAAGCTGACAATGCATTTGGCGGAGGAAGATGTCAGAGAACAAATGATCACCATTGGGAAATCAGAG GCTATTAGTTTGCTAAGAACTTCAATGATAACATCCTCGGCTTTAACTACTTGCTTCTGGAACTTAATCGtgaagaaggccaaagaagaaaCTTAA
- the LOC104745078 gene encoding phytochromobilin:ferredoxin oxidoreductase, chloroplastic: MALSMEFGFSIGSCFKAANPPVLISESPKKTNFTLRRRSKRFLFRVSAVSYKDFAESALEETRKKIVLEPSPLQERYSSITGLDGKTELQMLAFKSSKIRLLRSMAIENETMQVFDFAGFMEPEYDAPIFCANFFTSANTNIVVLDLNPLHQLTDQTDYQEKYYNKIMSIYHKYAETFPWGGKLTGESIKFFSPLVMWTRFSSSQEKHKALFSAFLEYYQAWLEMTIQVGDEMEPSQVRANCEAQHKYLTWRAQKDPGHGLLKRLVGETKAKELLRDFLFNGVDELDTKTFIDYFPEYETEDGTVSDKRSIIGKSYETRPWDSTGKFIG; the protein is encoded by the exons ATGGCTTTATCGATGGAGTTTGGATTTTCAATTGGGTCGTGCTTCAAAGCAGCAAACCCACCTGTACTAATTTCGGAAAGCCCTAAGAAGACCAATTTCACTTTGAGAAGGAGAAGTAAAAGATTCTTATTTAGAGTCTCTGCTGTCTCGTATAAGGATTTCGCAGAGTCTGCTCTGGAAGAAACCAGGAAAAAGATCGTTCTTGAACCTTCACCTCTCCAG GAGAGATATAGTAGCATTACAGGACTGGATGGGAAAACTGAACTTCAAATGCTTGCTTTCAAATCTTCAAAGATTAGACTTTTACGGAGCATGGCCATCGAGAATGAGACAATGCAG GTCTTTGACTTTGCCGGTTTCATGGAGCCTGAGTATGATGCGCCCATATTCTGTGCTAACTTCTTCACATCTGCCAACACGAACATAGTGGTGTT GGATCTCAATCCTTTGCATCAGTTAACTGACCAGACGGATTACCAAGAGAAGTATTATAACAAGATAATGTCCATATATCACAAATATGCTGAG ACTTTCCCATGGGGAGGGAAATTGACTGGTGAATCCATAAagtttttttctcctttggtGATGTGGACTAGGTTTTCGTCTAGCCAAGAAAAACATAAGGCTTTGTTCTCTGCGTTCCTTGAGTACTATCAG GCATGGCTTGAGATGACAATCCAAGTAGGGGATGAGATGGAACCATCTCAGGTGAGAGCCAATTGTGAGGCACAACACAAATACCTGACATGGCGAGCACAGAAG GATCCTGGACATGGTCTTCTTAAAAGATTAGTTGGTGAAACAAAGGCAAAG GAGCTGCTGAGGGATTTCCTGTTCAATGGGGTCGATGAGTTAGACACAAAAACATTCATTGATTACTTTCCGGAGTACGAAACAGAAGATGGAACTGTTAGTGACAAACGAAGCATCATCGGGAAGTCATATGAAACTCGTCCTTGGGATTCAACAGGAAAGTTTATCGGCTAA
- the LOC104745079 gene encoding mediator of RNA polymerase II transcription subunit 27-like encodes MQTLHQSQLLQNSAEPANNNQSESDAPPKQVAQAMERLNQAARVIADIRLGADRILEAMFVASQPRHTDMPLQLFLREDASMRQHLQDLRLIGKKLEESGVLTESLRSRNNSWGLHMPLVCPDGAVVAYAWKRQLAGQAGASAVDRTRLALKAFTDQKRRFFPHIDDGLKMEPRSKKLCASHLVSENEREEPVDYKTLPDIQSRLEKLVPDVKVSTYGRLNWLKRANYLPGSTSDDPTEASKPIFQSSSKLRSGIQNEIVDKIAVIELSFPSVFRAVVSLNPAGSVDPDAVAFFSPDEGGSYLHARGFSVYHVYKHITEHAATALQYFLGFGTGTALYSLLLWICSFESLFSKPCSKCGKLLAMDNKSALILPPLHRAYQELPHAVKTGEVNLDICEAYHSSCSPDDS; translated from the exons ATGCAGACGCTACACCAGTCCCAACTTCTCCAGAACTCGGCCGAGCCGGCGAACAATAATCAGTCGGAATCTGACGCGCCGCCTAAACAGGTGGCTCAAGCAATGGAACGACTTAACCAAGCGGCTAGGGTTATCGCCGATATCCGCCTCGGCGCTGATCGTATCCTTGAAGCAATGTTCGTTGCTTCGCAACCTCGTCACACCGATATGCCTCTTCAGCTCTTTCTCAGAGAAGACGCCTCTATGCGTCAACATCTTCAGGATCTTCGCTTAATCG GGAAGAAGTTGGAAGAATCTGGAGTGTTAACTGAGTCTCTTAGGTCAAGAAATAACTCATGGGGTCTTCATATGCCATTGGTTTGTCCAGATGGTGCAGTCGTTGCTTATGCTTGGAAAAGACAGCTCGCTGGTCAAGCTGGTGCCTCTGCTGTTGATAGAACCAG ATTAGCTCTCAAGGCCTTCACGGATCAGAAAAGGCGATTCTTTCCTCACATTGATGATGGATTGAAGATGGAACCAAGATCGAAAAAGCTTTGTGCTTCTCATTTGGTATCAGAAAATGAAAGAGAGGAGCCGGTTGATTACAAAACATTGCCAGATATACAATCACGTTTAGAGAAGCTGGTCCCGGATGTGAAGGTGTCTACTTATGGACGCTTGAACTGGCTGAAGAGAGCTAATTATTTACCTGGTTCAACTAGTGATGATCCAACAGAAGCTTCCAAGCCTATTTTCCAGAGTTCTAGTAAGCTGAGATCAGGGATACAGAACGAAATTGTTGATAAGATTGCTGTGATTGAATTATCGTTTCCGTCTGTATTCAGAGCTGTAGTCTCATTGAATCCAGCTGGTTCTGTTGATCCAGATGCAGTTGCATTCTTCTCTCCAGATGAA GGAGGTAGCTACTTACATGCGAGAGGATTCTCGGTTTATCATGTGTACAAACACATCACG GAACATGCTGCTACGGCCTTGCAATATTTTCTCGGCTTTGGTACTGGAACAGCTCTCTATTCTCTTCTG CTATGGATATGCAGTTTTGAATCCCTTTTTAGCAAACCATGCAG TAAATGTGGAAAACTATTAGCAATGGATAATAAGTCTGCGTTGATCTTACCCCCTCTACACCGCGCTTACCAGGAATTACCTCATGCGGTTAAAACTGGGGAAGTCAACCTGGATATTTGTGAAGCTTACCACTCCAGTTGCTCTCCAGATGATTCCTAG